The Lacerta agilis isolate rLacAgi1 chromosome 5, rLacAgi1.pri, whole genome shotgun sequence genome has a segment encoding these proteins:
- the CDKN1B gene encoding cyclin-dependent kinase inhibitor 1B isoform X2, with translation MSNVRLSNGSPTLERMEARQADYPKPSACRSLFGPVDHDKLARELEKHNRELEEAGRSKWNFDFQRYQPLEGRYEWQAVAKDALPDFYSRPPRLSRSRAKAGSQRHPPPPPPPPPPRLGGLDVNGNCPATVLRRSQGISEEEEDAAARGPEQETGAAGAATDLVGHSSGPRKRPASDELRTFISLFFEGIKFMKQGRCRVYI, from the exons ATGTCCAACGTCCGCCTATCGAATGGGAGCCCGACGCTGGAGAGGATGGAAGCCCGGCAGGCAGACTACCCGAAGCCGTCGGCTTGCCGGAGCCTCTTCGGCCCGGTGGACCACGACAAGCTGGCCCGGGAGCTGGAGAAGCACAACCGGGAGCTGGAAGAGGCCGGCCGGAGCAAGTGGAACTTCGATTTCCAGCGCTACCAGCCCCTGGAAGGCAGGTACGAGTGGCAAGCCGTGGCCAAGGATGCCCTGCCCGACTTCTACAGCAGACCCCCCCGGCTGAGCCGAAGCCGAGCCAAGGCCGGCAGCCAGCGgcacccgccgccgccgccgccgccgccgccgccgcgcttgGGGGGCTTGGATGTCAACGGCAACTGCCCGGCGACGGTGCTTCGGCGCTCTCAGGGAATctccgaagaggaggaggacgccGCCGCGCGGGGGCCAGAGCAAGAGACTGGAGCAGCGGGCGCTGCCACAGATTTAGTGGGCCACAGCTCCGGGCCAAGGAAACGACCTGCTTCGGACG AATTAAGAACATTCATTTCCTTGTTCTTTGAAGGCATCAAGTTCATGAAACAAGGAAGATGCAGAGTTTatatatga
- the CDKN1B gene encoding cyclin-dependent kinase inhibitor 1B isoform X1, protein MSNVRLSNGSPTLERMEARQADYPKPSACRSLFGPVDHDKLARELEKHNRELEEAGRSKWNFDFQRYQPLEGRYEWQAVAKDALPDFYSRPPRLSRSRAKAGSQRHPPPPPPPPPPRLGGLDVNGNCPATVLRRSQGISEEEEDAAARGPEQETGAAGAATDLVGHSSGPRKRPASDDSSPRNKRANMTEEAISEDSSSACSVEQTPKKSSPRQHQT, encoded by the exons ATGTCCAACGTCCGCCTATCGAATGGGAGCCCGACGCTGGAGAGGATGGAAGCCCGGCAGGCAGACTACCCGAAGCCGTCGGCTTGCCGGAGCCTCTTCGGCCCGGTGGACCACGACAAGCTGGCCCGGGAGCTGGAGAAGCACAACCGGGAGCTGGAAGAGGCCGGCCGGAGCAAGTGGAACTTCGATTTCCAGCGCTACCAGCCCCTGGAAGGCAGGTACGAGTGGCAAGCCGTGGCCAAGGATGCCCTGCCCGACTTCTACAGCAGACCCCCCCGGCTGAGCCGAAGCCGAGCCAAGGCCGGCAGCCAGCGgcacccgccgccgccgccgccgccgccgccgccgcgcttgGGGGGCTTGGATGTCAACGGCAACTGCCCGGCGACGGTGCTTCGGCGCTCTCAGGGAATctccgaagaggaggaggacgccGCCGCGCGGGGGCCAGAGCAAGAGACTGGAGCAGCGGGCGCTGCCACAGATTTAGTGGGCCACAGCTCCGGGCCAAGGAAACGACCTGCTTCGGACG ATTCCTCTCCTCGAAACAAAAGAGCCAACATGACAGAAGAGGCTATTTCAGAAGACTCTTCCAGTGCCTGCTCAGTGGAACAAACACCCAAGAAATCCAGCCCAAGACAGCATCAAACGTAA